A part of Prionailurus viverrinus isolate Anna chromosome E1, UM_Priviv_1.0, whole genome shotgun sequence genomic DNA contains:
- the HIC1 gene encoding hypermethylated in cancer 1 protein isoform X2 — protein MLDTMEAPGHSRQLLLQLNNQRTKGFLCDVIIVVQNALFRAHKNVLAASSAYLKSLVVHDNLLNLDHDMVSPAVFRLVLDFIYTGRLADGAEAAAAAAVAPGAEPSLGAVLAAASYLQIPDLVALCKKRLKRHGKYCHLRGGGGGGGGYAPYGRPGRGLRAATPVIQACYSSPAGPPPPPAAEPSSGPEAAVNTHCAELYASGPGPASALCAPERRCSPLCGLDLSKKSPPGSAPPERPPGERELPPRPDSPPSAGPAAYKEPPLALPPLPPLPFQKLEEAVPPPDPFRGGGGSPGPEPPGRPDGPSLLYRWMKHEPGLGSYGDELGRERGSPSERCEERGGDPAASPGVPPLGLAPPRYQGSLDGPGAGGDGDDYKSSSEETGSSEDPSPPGGHLEGYPCPHLAYGEPESFGDNLYVCIPCGKGFPSSEQLNAHVEAHVEEEEALYGRAEAAEVAAGAAGLGPPFGGSGDKVAGAPGGLGELLRPYRCASCDKSYKDPATLRQHEKTHWLTRPYPCTICGKKFTQRGTMTRHMRSHLGLKPFACDACGMRFTRQYRLTEHMRIHSGEKPYECQVCGGKFAQQRNLISHMKMHAVGGAAGAAGALAGLGGLPGVPGPDGKGKLDFPEGVFAVARLTAEQLSLKQPDKAAAAELLAQTTHFLHDPKVALESLYPLAKFTAELGLSPDKAAEVLSQGAHLAAGPDGRTIDRFSPT, from the coding sequence ATGCTGGACACGATGGAGGCGCCGGGCCACTCGAGGCAGCTGCTGCTGCAGCTCAACAACCAGCGCACCAAGGGCTTCTTGTGCGACGTGATCATCGTGGTGCAGAACGCCCTCTTCCGCGCGCACAAGAACGTGCTGGCGGCCAGCAGCGCCTACCTCAAGTCCCTGGTGGTGCATGACAACCTGCTCAACCTGGACCATGACATGGTGAGCCCGGCGGTGTTCCGTCTGGTGCTGGACTTCATCTACACTGGCCGCCTGGCTGATGGCGCAGAGGCAGCGGCGGCAGCGGCCGTGGCCCCGGGGGCTGAGCCGAGCCTGGGCGCCGTGCTGGCCGCCGCCAGCTACCTGCAGATCCCCGACCTCGTGGCGTTGTGCAAAAAGCGCCTCAAGCGCCACGGCAAGTACTGCCACctgcggggcggcgggggcggcggcggcggttaTGCACCCTACGGGAGGCCGGGCCGTGGCCTTCGGGCCGCCACGCCCGTCATCCAGGCCTGCTACTCGTCCCCAGCCGGCCCTCCGCCGCCACCCGCCGCCGAGCCGTCTTCGGGCCCCGAGGCCGCAGTGAACACGCACTGCGCAGAGCTGTACGCCTCGGGCCCCGGCCCGGCCTCGGCGCTCTGCGCTCCGGAGCGCCGCTGCTCCCCGCTCTGCGGCCTGGACCTGTCCAAGAAAAGCCCGCCGGGCTCCGCGCCTCCAGAGCGGCCGCCGGGCGAGCGCGAACTGCCCCCGCGCCCAGACAGTCCTCCCAGCGCCGGCCCCGCAGCCTACAAAGAGCCACCGCTCGCCCTGCCACCGCTGCCGCCGCTGCCcttccagaagctggaggaggctgTACCGCCTCCGGACCCGTTCcgtggcggcggcggcagccCGGGACCCGAGCCCCCGGGCCGCCCCGACGGACCCAGCCTTCTCTATCGCTGGATGAAGCACGAGCCAGGCCTGGGCAGCTACGGCGACGAGCTGGGCCGGGAGCGCGGCTCCCCCAGCGAGCGCTGCGAGGAGCGCGGCGGGGACCCGGCCGCTTCGCCCGGGGTACCCCCACTGGGCCTGGCGCCGCCGCGCTACCAGGGCAGCTTGGACGGGCCAGGCGCGGGCGGCGACGGCGATGACTACAAGAGCAGCAGCGAGGAGACGGGCAGCAGCGAGGACCCCAGCCCGCCCGGCGGCCACCTCGAGGGCTACCCATGCCCGCACCTGGCCTATGGCGAGCCTGAAAGCTTCGGTGACAACCTGTACGTGTGCATTCCATGCGGCAAGGGCTTCCCCAGCTCGGAGCAGCTGAATGCGCACGTGGAAGCTCacgtggaggaggaggaagcgcTGTACGGCAGGGCCGAGGCGGCTGAGGTAGCGGCGGGGGCCGCCGGCTTGGGGCCCCCTTTTGGAGGCAGTGGGGACAAGGTCGCTGGGGCTCCGGGCGGCCTGGGCGAGCTGCTGCGGCCTTACCGCTGCGCGTCGTGCGACAAGAGCTACAAGGACCCGGCCACGCTGCGGCAGCACGAGAAGACGCACTGGCTGACCCGGCCCTATCCGTGCACCATCTGCGGGAAGAAGTTCACGCAGCGCGGGACCATGACGCGCCACATGCGCAGCCACCTGGGCCTCAAACCCTTCGCGTGCGACGCGTGCGGCATGCGCTTCACGCGCCAGTACCGCCTGACAGAGCACATGCGCATCCACTCGGGCGAGAAGCCCTACGAGTGCCAGGTGTGCGGCGGCAAGTTCGCACAGCAACGCAACCTCATCAGCCACATGAAAATGCACGCCGTGGGTGGCGCGGCAGGCGCAGCCGGGGCGCTGGCGGGTCTGGGGGGGCTACCCGGCGTCCCCGGCCCCGACGGCAAGGGCAAGCTCGACTTTCCCGAGGGCGTCTTTGCTGTGGCCCGCCTCACGGCCGAACAGCTGAGCCTGAAGCAGCCGGACAAGGCAGCCGCGGCCGAGCTGCTGGCGCAGACCACGCACTTCCTGCACGACCCCAAGGTGGCGCTGGAGAGCCTCTACCCGCTGGCTAAGTTCACCGCGGAGCTGGGCCTCAGCCCCGACAAGGCGGCCGAGGTGCTGAGCCAGGGAGCGCACCTGGCCGCCGGACCCGACGGCCGGACCATCGACCGTTTTTCCCCGACCTAG
- the HIC1 gene encoding hypermethylated in cancer 1 protein isoform X1 → MTFPEADIFLKSGECAGQTMLDTMEAPGHSRQLLLQLNNQRTKGFLCDVIIVVQNALFRAHKNVLAASSAYLKSLVVHDNLLNLDHDMVSPAVFRLVLDFIYTGRLADGAEAAAAAAVAPGAEPSLGAVLAAASYLQIPDLVALCKKRLKRHGKYCHLRGGGGGGGGYAPYGRPGRGLRAATPVIQACYSSPAGPPPPPAAEPSSGPEAAVNTHCAELYASGPGPASALCAPERRCSPLCGLDLSKKSPPGSAPPERPPGERELPPRPDSPPSAGPAAYKEPPLALPPLPPLPFQKLEEAVPPPDPFRGGGGSPGPEPPGRPDGPSLLYRWMKHEPGLGSYGDELGRERGSPSERCEERGGDPAASPGVPPLGLAPPRYQGSLDGPGAGGDGDDYKSSSEETGSSEDPSPPGGHLEGYPCPHLAYGEPESFGDNLYVCIPCGKGFPSSEQLNAHVEAHVEEEEALYGRAEAAEVAAGAAGLGPPFGGSGDKVAGAPGGLGELLRPYRCASCDKSYKDPATLRQHEKTHWLTRPYPCTICGKKFTQRGTMTRHMRSHLGLKPFACDACGMRFTRQYRLTEHMRIHSGEKPYECQVCGGKFAQQRNLISHMKMHAVGGAAGAAGALAGLGGLPGVPGPDGKGKLDFPEGVFAVARLTAEQLSLKQPDKAAAAELLAQTTHFLHDPKVALESLYPLAKFTAELGLSPDKAAEVLSQGAHLAAGPDGRTIDRFSPT, encoded by the exons ATGACTTTTCCTGAAGCGGACATTTTCCTCAAATCGG GAGAGTGTGCTGGGCAGACGATGCTGGACACGATGGAGGCGCCGGGCCACTCGAGGCAGCTGCTGCTGCAGCTCAACAACCAGCGCACCAAGGGCTTCTTGTGCGACGTGATCATCGTGGTGCAGAACGCCCTCTTCCGCGCGCACAAGAACGTGCTGGCGGCCAGCAGCGCCTACCTCAAGTCCCTGGTGGTGCATGACAACCTGCTCAACCTGGACCATGACATGGTGAGCCCGGCGGTGTTCCGTCTGGTGCTGGACTTCATCTACACTGGCCGCCTGGCTGATGGCGCAGAGGCAGCGGCGGCAGCGGCCGTGGCCCCGGGGGCTGAGCCGAGCCTGGGCGCCGTGCTGGCCGCCGCCAGCTACCTGCAGATCCCCGACCTCGTGGCGTTGTGCAAAAAGCGCCTCAAGCGCCACGGCAAGTACTGCCACctgcggggcggcgggggcggcggcggcggttaTGCACCCTACGGGAGGCCGGGCCGTGGCCTTCGGGCCGCCACGCCCGTCATCCAGGCCTGCTACTCGTCCCCAGCCGGCCCTCCGCCGCCACCCGCCGCCGAGCCGTCTTCGGGCCCCGAGGCCGCAGTGAACACGCACTGCGCAGAGCTGTACGCCTCGGGCCCCGGCCCGGCCTCGGCGCTCTGCGCTCCGGAGCGCCGCTGCTCCCCGCTCTGCGGCCTGGACCTGTCCAAGAAAAGCCCGCCGGGCTCCGCGCCTCCAGAGCGGCCGCCGGGCGAGCGCGAACTGCCCCCGCGCCCAGACAGTCCTCCCAGCGCCGGCCCCGCAGCCTACAAAGAGCCACCGCTCGCCCTGCCACCGCTGCCGCCGCTGCCcttccagaagctggaggaggctgTACCGCCTCCGGACCCGTTCcgtggcggcggcggcagccCGGGACCCGAGCCCCCGGGCCGCCCCGACGGACCCAGCCTTCTCTATCGCTGGATGAAGCACGAGCCAGGCCTGGGCAGCTACGGCGACGAGCTGGGCCGGGAGCGCGGCTCCCCCAGCGAGCGCTGCGAGGAGCGCGGCGGGGACCCGGCCGCTTCGCCCGGGGTACCCCCACTGGGCCTGGCGCCGCCGCGCTACCAGGGCAGCTTGGACGGGCCAGGCGCGGGCGGCGACGGCGATGACTACAAGAGCAGCAGCGAGGAGACGGGCAGCAGCGAGGACCCCAGCCCGCCCGGCGGCCACCTCGAGGGCTACCCATGCCCGCACCTGGCCTATGGCGAGCCTGAAAGCTTCGGTGACAACCTGTACGTGTGCATTCCATGCGGCAAGGGCTTCCCCAGCTCGGAGCAGCTGAATGCGCACGTGGAAGCTCacgtggaggaggaggaagcgcTGTACGGCAGGGCCGAGGCGGCTGAGGTAGCGGCGGGGGCCGCCGGCTTGGGGCCCCCTTTTGGAGGCAGTGGGGACAAGGTCGCTGGGGCTCCGGGCGGCCTGGGCGAGCTGCTGCGGCCTTACCGCTGCGCGTCGTGCGACAAGAGCTACAAGGACCCGGCCACGCTGCGGCAGCACGAGAAGACGCACTGGCTGACCCGGCCCTATCCGTGCACCATCTGCGGGAAGAAGTTCACGCAGCGCGGGACCATGACGCGCCACATGCGCAGCCACCTGGGCCTCAAACCCTTCGCGTGCGACGCGTGCGGCATGCGCTTCACGCGCCAGTACCGCCTGACAGAGCACATGCGCATCCACTCGGGCGAGAAGCCCTACGAGTGCCAGGTGTGCGGCGGCAAGTTCGCACAGCAACGCAACCTCATCAGCCACATGAAAATGCACGCCGTGGGTGGCGCGGCAGGCGCAGCCGGGGCGCTGGCGGGTCTGGGGGGGCTACCCGGCGTCCCCGGCCCCGACGGCAAGGGCAAGCTCGACTTTCCCGAGGGCGTCTTTGCTGTGGCCCGCCTCACGGCCGAACAGCTGAGCCTGAAGCAGCCGGACAAGGCAGCCGCGGCCGAGCTGCTGGCGCAGACCACGCACTTCCTGCACGACCCCAAGGTGGCGCTGGAGAGCCTCTACCCGCTGGCTAAGTTCACCGCGGAGCTGGGCCTCAGCCCCGACAAGGCGGCCGAGGTGCTGAGCCAGGGAGCGCACCTGGCCGCCGGACCCGACGGCCGGACCATCGACCGTTTTTCCCCGACCTAG
- the OVCA2 gene encoding esterase OVCA2: MARLRGGASIWSRPLHIRLPLGESRLPAPGALPGKMAARRPLRVLGLAGFRQSERAFREKTGALRKALRGRAELVCLSGPHLVANAAGPESVGPASGETALPEPCLPEEQPRGWWFSEPEADVFNALSHPTVCRGLEEALGTVAQALKKLGPFDGLLGFSQGAALAALVCALGQAGDPRFPLPRFIILVSGFCPRGLGLKEPILQGPLLLPSLHVFGDTDCVIPPQESMQLASRFTGAINLTHSGGHFIPAAAAQRQVYLKFLDQFAE; the protein is encoded by the exons ATGGCCCGCCTTCGGGGTGGTGCCAGCATTTGGTCCCGCCCCTTGCATATTCGACTTCCGCTCGGGGAAAGTCGGCTTCCGGCCCCTGGCGCGTTGCCCGGCAAGATGGCGGCTCGGCGGCCGCTGCGGGTGTTGGGGCTGGCGGGATTCCGACAGAGCGAGCGGGCCTTCCGCGAGAAGACGGGAGCCCTGAGGAAGGCGCTGCGGGGCCGCGCCGAGCTCGTGTGCCTCAGCGGCCCGCACCTGGTCGCGAATGCCGCGGGCCCCGAGAGCGTCGGGCCAGCCTCCGGCGAGACGGCCCTGCCCG AGCCCTGCCTTCCGGAGGAGCAGCCTCGAGGCTGGTGGTTTTCAGAACCGGAAGCAGACGTTTTCAACGCCCTGAGCCATCCCACAGTGTGCAGAGGTCTGGAGGAAGCCTTGGGAACTGTGGCACAGGCACTGAAGAAACTGGGGCCTTTTGATGGGCTCCTTGGTTTCAGCCAGGGGGCCGCGCTAGCAGCCCTTGTGTGCGCCCTTGGCCAAGCGGGAGATCCTCGCTTTCCCTTGCCAAGGTTTATCATCCTGGTGTCTGGTTTCTGTCCCCGGGGCCTTGGACTCAAAGAACCCATCCTGCAGGGCCCCTTGTTGCTGCCTTCCCTCCATGTTTTCGGGGACACTGACTGTGTCATCCCCCCTCAGGAAAGTATGCAACTGGCTAGCCGATTCACTGGAGCCATCAACCTCACCCACTCTGGTGGCCATTTCATTCCAGCAGCTGCAGCCCAGCGCCAGGTCTACCTCAAGTTCTTGGACCAGTTTGCAGAGTGA
- the DPH1 gene encoding 2-(3-amino-3-carboxypropyl)histidine synthase subunit 1 isoform X2: MDTSVQDFRVLYVFVDIRIDTTHLLDSIRLTFPPASSLALVSTIQFVSTLQAAAQELKAEYRVSVPQCKPLSPGEILGCTSSHLPKEVEAVVYLGDGRFHLESVMIANPSVPAYRYDPYSKVLSREHYDHQRMQANRQEAITTARSAKSWGLILGTLGRQGSPKILEHLESRLQALGLPFMRLLLSEIFPSKLSLFPEVDVWVQVACPRLSIDWGTAFPKPLLTPYEAVVALRDISWQQPYPMDFYAGSSLGPWTVNHGRNRPPQALGRPSLTKMQMQEEPTRPTPAAACDDCSCREEKGAPLIP, from the exons ATGGACACCTCGGTCCAAGACTTCCGGGTGCTGTACGTCTTTGTGGACATCCGGATAGATACTACCCACCTCCTGGATTCTATCCGCCTCACCTTCCCCCCAGCCAGTTCCCTTGCCTTGGTCAGCACCATTCAGTTTGTGTCAACCTTGCAG GCAGCTGCCCAGGAGCTGAAAGCTGAGTATCGTGTGAGTGTCCCACAGTGCAAGCCCCTATCTCCTGGGGAGATTCTGGGCTGTACATCCTCCCACCTGCCCAAAGAGGTGGAGGCTGTTGT ATATCTTGGAGATGGCCGCTTCCATCTGGAGTCTGTCATGATTGCTAACCCTAGTGTCCCCGCTTACCG ATATGACCCATACAGCAAAGTCTTATCCAGAGAGCACTATGACCACCAGCGCATGCAGGCCAACCGCCAAGAAGCCATAACCACAGCCCGCTCAGCTAAATCCTGGGGCCTTATCCTGGGCACTTTGGGCCGCCAGGGCAGCCCTAAGATTCTGGAG CACCTGGAATCTCGGCTCCAAGCCTTGGGACTTCCATTCATGAGGCTGCTGCTCTCTGAGATCTTCCCCAGCAAGCTTAGCCTGTTTCCTGAGGTGGATGT GTGGGTGCAGGTGGCATGTCCACGCCTTTCCATTGACTGGGGCACAGCCTTCCCCAAGCCGCTGCTGACACCCTATGAG GCAGTGGTGGCCCTGAGGGACATTTCCTGGCAGCAACCCTACCCCATGGACTTCTACGCCGGCAGTTCCTTGGGGCCGTGGACAGTGAACCACGGACGGAACCGCCCCCCCCAGGCCCTGGGCCGGCCGTCGCTGACGAAG ATGCAAATGCAGGAGGAGCCCACGCGCCCTACTCCAGCAGCGGCCTGCGACGATTGCAGctgcagagaagaaaagggagcGCCGCTCATTCCGTAG